The DNA window GGACAGTGGGATATTTCCCCGAGAGTCGCAGGAAATGACTGCCTCGTGGTAAGTTGATAGTAGTGGAGCTGAAACTGGGTTATCTGTGGGATTGCATCTGGGGCTTGCAGCCTTGGACGTGATTCAATTTTCAGGCTGTTTTGCAATTGGCAGGGCGTGCTCTTCTCCCGTTTTCCCTCCCGGAGAAATCCCCGTCCACGTGTCTGAATCATCTGAGGGCCTGGACAGGAAGGGGGAGACTCCTGCCATCCCTAGGGTTACCGCAGGGCAGCAAGGCCCCCCCAGATCCCCGCTGAGTACCCAGCTCCGCAGGATGCCTTCTCAGGAGACACAGGGCTCTGACAGAGCTGAGACTGTGGGACCACTCTGAGCCTCGACCCCCAAATCCAGGTCCTGGCCTGGGCTCTCCTCACCCAGTGCTTTTCGCATAGCGCCACCTTGCAGCTTGCATCAAGTTTGTCACTTTGTAATAATTAACTGCAGCTAATTATCACTTCTCTGGCTGTCCCCCTGAGTTTGCAAGCCAGTCGATAGAGAGGAGCACCCGCTGGTCCAGGGTGCTTTATGTGCTACAGTGGGGGCTCTTGCACTAATGTTGCAGGATGTGACTGGGAGCTGCGGCACGTGTCCCTCCCCGCTGTCTTGCGCCCAGGGGACACCGCGCATGGCCATGTGGTACGGGCAGGAAGGCAGCTAGTGGTCAAGATAAGCTTGAGAAAGGAGAGGGCAGGCGGTGCTGTGGGTTTTGCCTCTGCATGGGTCAGAGCCAGGCGGCATGCTGGCCAGGGTCAGTCTCTGTATGCCGCTGGATCTGTGGCATCGTCCCATGGTCCCTTCCAGGAGTGACGTCTCctcttccctggacagcctggcCTCCTGGGAGCTTCAGCTGGGTCAgttctgcattttcaaagcaaatgGGGTTGCTGCAAGTTGAGATCGTCGCTGATTATGTCTTGGGCCATGCCTCGGTGTGTGCTGCCTGGGTTCCTGTCAGTTTAATAACAACACTGGGGTTTGCAACTGCCCTTGCTCCATCCCCTCCGCttggaagaagaggagaaggaagaggtaaAGGCAGGTTTGTGGGGGCAGACCATGGACTGCTCGGTGTGCTTCTGCCTGTCCCAGTTGCTCTGGATACTTCTCTGTGTttaccccccagccctgccagcttcTCCGGCACCAGGCACCGTCACCGGGCAAAGCCACGTGAATTATTTGAGACGCTGCCTTGCACCCGGGCTCCGGATAGCACCCTCCTGGATAGcaccctccccacagccctgccagcggggctgggctgggaagaTGGATTTCCTGCCGCTATCACGGCTCCCACACCCCAGCGAGGCAGCCCTGCGAAACAATGCCGCTATTTACACTTTAAAGCCTCGTTAGGCAGCCAggaagcagcaggcagggtgCATGCCGGGAAGCAGCGACAGCCTTTAGCGAAGGCTAGCCCCTCTTCTTCGCCGCCCGGCTGCTGGGAGGAGCAGGATGCTCCCTGGCTGAGCTGTAACCCTGCGGCCTCTTTCAAGccccattttttcatttatttttatctttttttgttttagccTCTGGAGTCCCTGCCTCGTTGCTGAGCTTTGCTGCTTGCGTAGAAAGCGTGttggctgcctggctggggatgGCTCCTCTCTGGGACGGGGAGCACCGATTTCTGCTGGTGACTGCAGGTGTAGGAGCGAGATGCCGGTGCTGCTCTGCCTTTGTCCTCTGtcctcagcagctctttgctcTCTGCTGGCAAGACAGAGCGAGgggagtgcaggcaggggctTTTCTCCCTGCCAGACACCAGGAAAGGCTCTGTGTATCCCCTGCCCAGTCAGGCAGCTCCCTGGCTGGCACTTGTCTCAGCTCACGGTGCCCTGCTGTCACCTGGCTGTGGTGGCTCTGCGAGGTGCCTGCCGTGCTCTTAGCTGCTTGGGAAACATGATGTTCCCCACCTCTGGGGATTTGGTTAGGGTTTTAACTGTTCCTGCTCAAGCAAACCTGCCCAGCAGTGAACCAGAGAGTTTTCCCCACGGGGCTGGCAGCTCgcaggcagggaaagcagaggagaaggcaggcagagggtTGGGCAGTGCTGGACTATACGTGAGTCACTGGCAGAGCACCCGCCTTGCCTTCCCTGGGCACCCACCTGCCTGGAGCTGCTTCCTTGCCCAAGCTCTTGTGGCAGCTCTGTGCGGTGCCGGCCGGCTCCATCCTGCCCTGGCCAGGGATCTGGCCTCGGCAGAGGATGATGAGCTGGGGCATTCCTCCACGGGGTTCCCTTCTCCCGTGCCTCCCCgctgaggaggagctgtgggGCCGCCCACCTGGCCATGGGCACCGTGTTGTTTGCCCAGACCTGCCTGGGCCAATAGCTCACCAACTGCAGCGTCAGCCTGATTTTTTCCCTTGCCGACCATGCACGTGTTTCTGCAGCGCTGGGcgagcacctggggacagccccgGGAAGCCTCTGCCGTCAGCTCGGGGTCCGCAGGGGCATCACACACCCGGCCGTCAAGCATCATCCCTGCTTGCACCTAGCCTGCCCGGATCCTGCCCGGATCCTCCGTGCAAAAAGCAGGAAGCAGAGCAGGGACGTGGAGAGGCATCAGCTGGGGCCAAGCGCTGGACTTGGCTTGGGAAGGGCCGCATCCTGCGGGTCTGGGTCACTGCACCCAGCGGGACGGGacttgcagggagctggggcagcGTGAAGGGGTGAGGCAGTGATGGTGGAATCTCCCAGACTGGGTGCTGTGACCCTTGTGTGGGTAAAGGttggtgttgctgctgctgtaattGCGTTATTTCATGTAATGTGTGTAGTGTGAGTGTCTACAGTGAGAGCAGAATTCGGACAGCCTGTATCAAATCCTAAGGCTATTGTTAGTGTTATTTAAAACCACTGAATCCAGTAACATTTtacactgcattaaaaataattcctggtCAGGATGCTGGTGTTGCTGAGGTCACATAACAGGCTCCTCTCCACTCCTCTAGATCCTGAGATAGGTCACTCAGTGAAGCCCCAAAAGCAGGTTGTGTCTGTATTAACCTGCTTGGGAAGGCCCAGGATTTAAATGGATGCTTGGGTTGGAGCAGCGGGCTGGCTTGTCTGCTGTCCCACCTCCAGGAGCAGGGGGCTAGGGAAGAACACCAGAAGCAGAATGGATAGATGGTGATGTGTCCCCCTGGTCTCACCACCCCAAGAGACCTTCCTGTACCATGGGAAGCAAGATGGGGACTGAGGAGAGCAAGAAATCTTGGGAACTTTTTCCTCCCATCTCTCATCAgtgaataaaaacaaagcatCAGAGGACAAGACCTGCTGggtctggtttttttcttccctcctcgAGGACATGGTGACCAGAAACAAGCAGTTCAGCTCCCCGTCTCCAGCCACTGCTGTCTGCCTAATGAATCAGTTTGTTTTCAACAGAAGACATGCGCTTTTGGGAAGTTTTCTATGCATCAAGCACACTTCGACATCGTGTCGTTTAACAGTAGTGcagaggaaatggaaattctgtGTTTCTAGTGCAATTCTGATTGAATTATAATTTCCATTAGACACAAGTTGACAGCGattaaagcagaaagaaaaaattccctTGTATCAGCACTGACctccctattaaaaaaaattttatctaTGAAAACGTTAGGTAAGAGCAAGGGGCCAACGTTGTTAGCAGCCGTATGAGAAATTGTGCCGTGCCCCAGTTACCATCACTGCAGTCAGGCAGGAGCGGGAGCAGCCCCGCGGGACTGGTGCGtcctggtgggtgctggggagaggctgggttTGGCTGCCACAGGGAAACACGGTGAAAAGGCACCACGGCCCCAAGAAGACAAGAATCAAGGAGTGAAATGCAGATTTCCTCTGTTGCAAGTTGGGATTTAACGCTGGGGAGGTGACTCTCTCTATTTTTGACCAGCCCTTGCTTGCTCAGCTGTGTGTGCGATCCCTGTGACTGCAGGCTCAGGGTCCCAGGCAGCTCGGCAGGGGTGACAGTGATGCCCTGGTCATTCAGGCTCCTGTACTGGCTAACAGGTCACAATGAGCTGGACATCTTGggtcccagtgctgctggcaccGCTTTCCTTAACCCTGATGCTGTTTGCTCCCGTCCTACATCCATCGCAGCCAAGTGGTTGCTCCGATCCTGTCCCTGGGTCCTTCCCCGCAGCCTGGCCGTGCAGTGGTGCCTGGTGCCTCCCGAATGCTTCCCTCCACCGCTGGGCTCGCTTTCTGCAGCACCGGGCAGCAATTCTGGCAGCTTGTGGGCGTTGGGAAGTGCCCGGCCCCGGGCTTCATGTGGGCGGGTGGCCCGACGGGGATCCCGCCTTGGCCCCAGCTGTGGCCGGCAGCCCAGTGGGGCTGGCTTCGGGGCCCCCACCTGCGGCACGGTGCGGGGAGACATGCCTGTGCGCGGCAGGGCCGGCTGAGCCGGTGGAGCCGGAGCTGCCTGGCAGCCCGCCCGCCGCTGCACCCCATCCAGGTCAGCCCGGCTGCCCGGCTGCCCGCCGGCGGGGAGCCGCGTGCCTCGGCAGCACCCGGGCGCAGCATGCTGGGTCCTGCCAGCCATGGGGCGTGCCGGGGCTCCCGCGGGGCTCAGGGAGGGGTGCTGGCAGCAGATGCTCCCGGGAATCTGCCCCGGTGGTGGGAGGGGGCCAGCGAGCATGGGAGCCCCCGGCTGCCCCTTGGGAGCCCGGATGGGGCTGGCTGTGCCGGCATGGCTGGATCTGGCGGGCATCCCTGTCTCCTACTGGCAggcctgggggggtccccaggctgTTTTCGGGGATGGGTGCTGGCTTGCACACGTTGCATGCCTGGTTGCACACCCCATTCCACTCCATGGTCCTCTGTGGGCTCCTTGTCCTTTGCCCCGCTGCTGCGGGGGGCAGCAAGGCATTGGGGTGGTGGGGTGGTTTGGTCAGGGCCGGGGGCTGGTGTGTGGGATCTCTCTGTCCACCTGGAGCCGGGTGGCCGCTGGCCTGCCCAAGCGGCAGATGGTGGCTGCCTGGGGACCCGCCATCCGTCCCTCCGGGCGATTATTCACCCGTCACCATGACGATAGAAAGGTCAGCGAAAAGATCCTGTGTGATTCCTGGGTCGGGTTAGTGGGATTAGGAGCAGCGCGGGAGGGAGGGCTAGGGGGAGGATAGGGCCCAgccagcccccccctccctgctcaccAGCTGGACTGTCCCCCTCGGGCACCatccccagagcctggccagctGAGAACTGAGAAACTCCGGGCACCAGTGGCAAATCCCTGGGACGGTGCTGGGCCCCTTTGGCTGCTGATCCTGAGAGCTTGGCCCTGATTCTGTGGGTCCCATCCTGCACAGGGGAGACCTGCAGCTGTGTGTGGGGTGAAGGGGCTGGCCTGACATcagggaggagcagaggaggaaaggggcTGTGCTGATGGGGGCTTGGCTGGTCCTtccacgtcctcctcctcctcctcctcctcctccttctcctcacatCAGGGTGTCCCTCCTTGCAGCATGCCCCCAGCTGACCTGTGtgtcctctctctctttccaggCTGTTCCTCTAAGTCATTCAAGCTGTACTCGCCAAAGGAGCCCCCGAACGGCAACGCCTTCCCCCCCTTCCACCCGGGCACCATGCTGGATCGAGATGTGGGGTGAGCTGGGGCCTGGGGAGGGGTCTGCAAGGTTGGGGATGCTTTGCAGTCTGCACTCCAGGGTCTCTCTGTCAGGCTTCTCAGCAGCGTACGGAAACTGTAGCGCATGGAGTTGAGTTAGCAcaaggggagagagaagcaggCACGGGTGGCACTGGGTGGAGAAAGGGCAATATTTGGGATGAAGGGAGCCCCCAGGATCCCCAAGGTCTGTGGGGCCAAGCCCCTTGCCAGGCCAAGCCCCTGGGGTGACCCAGGACAGGTTGCACTCCCAATTCCTGACAAAACAGCCCCTTCTCCAGCCTGTGTTctgcctggcaccagccccagctgcagaGGAGCCAGGCATGTCCCTGGAGAGCTGTGGGCCCAGGAGGGGTGGATCAGCCATCGATGTGGGAGCAAAGCCCAGTTTCAGGGGTGCAGGTTGCCCCATGGGGCTGTCAGATGTCAGCAGCCAGGGTACAGCCCGCACCACATGTGGGGTCTCACCTCCAGCGAGCCTGACTGCCTGCTGCTGTAGGCAGGGAACGGGGAGCTgtggtgggcagggagggagatCCCCACCAGCACTGACCTGCCTGCATCTTTCCCCCCACCAGACCTACTCCCATGTACCCACCGACGTACCTGGAGCCTGGAATTGGGTAAGCATGGGGGGACTGGCGGGGACCCCGCTGGGAGGGGAGCTTGTGCCCGTGGTGGGGATGCCTCGGCAGGGCCAGCACACTGCTGTCTGGGGTTTGTGGGGGGTTGCTCGGACTCTTCCCAGCCCTGGAGGGGCTGTGCATCCCCCCACCGCGGGCTTGggacccctccccaccccctggcTGCCTCCCCCTCTGACTGCTTGCTCTGCTCTCTGGGCAGGAGGCACACGCCGTACGGGAACCAGACCGACTACAGGATATTTGAGCTCAACAAGAGGCTGCAGAACTGGACAGAGGTGGGGAGTGAGGGTTGGCCAGGGGTGGAGGGACACTCCCAGGGGTGTATTTTGGGGATGGGGTCCTCTGTGTTGCCTGCCCTCACGAGCTGCCTTGGCTCTAGGAGGAATCCCCTTGGCAGCAGGGTCCTGCCCCACCGTGCAGGTCCCTGAGTGCCTTGTCCTTCGCTTGACCATGGGACAGGGCTCATCATCCCCATCTCTGAGCGCTCAGCCAGGAGCGCAGTCCTCCGCGGGCTGAGCGCGTGGCTGCTGTGCCTGGCAGCcagcatctgtctgtctgtctgtctgtctctcctcCCCATAACCTAGCATCTCTCCGCCGTCCCCAGGAATGTGACAATCTGTGGTGGGACGCCTTCACCACGGAGTTCTTCGAGGATGACGCCATGTTAACAATCACTTTCTGCTTGGAGGATGGACCAAAGAGATACAGTGAGTACCAGCTCGAGCCCTCTTTCCCCAGGGCATTGCCTCTCTGGGAGGCAATGTGGTGGTTGTGGTGCTGGGGGGAGGGATGCTGGCAAGGTGTCAGAGCTCAGCTGCCTCCAGCCGATGGGGACTGGGGGGCCCCCTCCTTCTGCAGCCCCAAGGCACGTCTGGGTGAACCAGGTTTACTGacatcttcctccttctcccgCTCCAGCGATCGGCCGGACTCTGATTCCCCGTTACTTCCGCAGCATCTTTGAAGGGGGGGCCACAGAGCTCTACTACGTGCTCAAGCACCCCAAGGAGTCCTTCCACAACAACTTTGTCTCACTGGACTGTGACCAGTGCACCATGGTCACCCAGCACGGCAAGCCCATGTTCACCCAGGTACCAGCTGCGCCCgtggctcctcctgcccctcgTGTCTTGGTCCAGTGTGCCCTCTCCGTGGCTGCGGTCCCACAGGGCCGTTGTGGGCTCGTGGGTTTGGCTTGTGCTGAGTCTCATGGCAGGCAGGGGCAAGCCACCGGGAGGGTGTTCCAGTGCGCAGCAGTGGGATCCCGGTGTGCAGCAGTGGGTTCTCAGGGGATCTGGGCTGGGGGAAGTGGGGGCAGGCTCTTCTTGACCCTGTGCCCTGCCCAGGTGTGTGTGGAGGGGCGGCTCTACCTGGAGTTCATGTTCGATGACATGATGAGGATAAAGACGTGGCATTTCAGCATCCGCCAGCATCGAGAGCTCATCCCCCGCAGCATCCTTGCCATGCATGTGAGTACTGCTCCAGGAGCCCCCCCACGGCACAAGGGACACAGGGTGGCTGAGCTCCTCTCCGTGCTGTGAAGGGTTAGGGGGGCCTCGACCCTGTCCCCCCATTGCAGGCTGGGGCACGGGAGTGCTGTCCCCAGCCCAGATTTGGCTGAACCATCTGTCCCTCTCGCTCCTAGGCGCAGGACCCCCAGATGCTGGACCAGTTATCCAAGAACATCACCCGCTGTGGGCTCTCAAACTCCACACTCAACTACCTCCGAGTAAGTGTGGGGGAAGAGGGGACACACATCTCTGATGCTGGGGGGGACCTTGGGTGGCCATGTCTcgtgctctcagctgccctggggcGTGGAGAGGCAGCAAGGCAGGCTCTGTAAGAGGGGTCTTGCAGATGGGCTGCAGAGAGCTGTGGGGCAGTGAGTCTGCTGGAGCCCGCAggctcccagcacagcctgggtcGGTGCAAGGCAGCCGGCTGCCTGACGGAGGGGCTTTTGCTGGGACCTGGAGCGTCATGATCTAACCCTGTGTCTGtctgctccctgcagctctgtgTAATCCTAGAACCAATGCAGGAGCTCATGTCACGGCACAAGACCTAC is part of the Strix uralensis isolate ZFMK-TIS-50842 chromosome 7, bStrUra1, whole genome shotgun sequence genome and encodes:
- the LDB1 gene encoding LIM domain-binding protein 1 isoform X1, producing MLDRDVGPTPMYPPTYLEPGIGRHTPYGNQTDYRIFELNKRLQNWTEECDNLWWDAFTTEFFEDDAMLTITFCLEDGPKRYTIGRTLIPRYFRSIFEGGATELYYVLKHPKESFHNNFVSLDCDQCTMVTQHGKPMFTQVCVEGRLYLEFMFDDMMRIKTWHFSIRQHRELIPRSILAMHAQDPQMLDQLSKNITRCGLSNSTLNYLRLCVILEPMQELMSRHKTYSLSPRDCLKTCLFQKWQRMVAPPAEPARQQPSKRRKRKMSGGSTMSSGGGNTNNSNSKKKSPASTFALSSQDVMVVGEPTLMGGEFGDEDERLITRLENTQFDAANGIDDEDSFNNSPALGANSPWNSKPPSSQESKSENPTSQASQ
- the LDB1 gene encoding LIM domain-binding protein 1 isoform X3; this encodes MSVGCACPGCSSKSFKLYSPKEPPNGNAFPPFHPGTMLDRDVGPTPMYPPTYLEPGIGRHTPYGNQTDYRIFELNKRLQNWTEECDNLWWDAFTTEFFEDDAMLTITFCLEDGPKRYTIGRTLIPRYFRSIFEGGATELYYVLKHPKESFHNNFVSLDCDQCTMVTQHGKPMFTQVCVEGRLYLEFMFDDMMRIKTWHFSIRQHRELIPRSILAMHAQDPQMLDQLSKNITRCGLSNSTLNYLRLCVILEPMQELMSRHKTYSLSPRDCLKTCLFQKWQRMVAPPAEPARQQPSKRRKRKMSGGSTMSSGGGNTNNSNSKKKSPASTFALSSQDVMVVGEPTLMGGEFGDEDERLITRLENTQFDAANGIDDEDSFNNSPALGANSPWNSKPPSSQESKSENPTSQASQ
- the LDB1 gene encoding LIM domain-binding protein 1 isoform X2 → MSVGCACPGCSSKSFKLYSPKEPPNGNAFPPFHPGTMLDRDVGPTPMYPPTYLEPGIGRHTPYGNQTDYRIFELNKRLQNWTEECDNLWWDAFTTEFFEDDAMLTITFCLEDGPKRYTIGRTLIPRYFRSIFEGGATELYYVLKHPKESFHNNFVSLDCDQCTMVTQHGKPMFTQVCVEGRLYLEFMFDDMMRIKTWHFSIRQHRELIPRSILAMHAQDPQMLDQLSKNITRCGLSNSTLNYLRLCVILEPMQELMSRHKTYSLSPRDCLKTCLFQKWQRMVAPPAEPARQQPSKRRKRKMSGGSTMSSGGGNTNNSNSKKKSPASTFALSSQVPDVMVVGEPTLMGGEFGDEDERLITRLENTQFDAANGIDDEDSFNNSPALGANSPWNSKPPSSQESKSENPTSQASQ